The Salvelinus sp. IW2-2015 linkage group LG4q.2, ASM291031v2, whole genome shotgun sequence genome includes the window ttggaaaagcattcctcatgaagctggttgagagaatgccaagagtatgcaaagctgtcatcaaggcaaaggatggctactttaaaTAATCTAAAATAGGTTTTGATTTGTTACactttttctggttactacatgattccatatgtgttatttcatagttttgatgtcttcactactattctacaatgtagaaaatagtaaaaataaagaaaaaacacagAATAAGTAGGTGTCTCTTCTTTTGACTGGCcctgtatgtgttgtatgtgttcaGTTTGTTAACGAGGGCACATTCACATTCTTGTCTTCATTTATTCCATTCGTAAGGGCTGGCAGGGGTTGGGGAAGTGTGTTATTGTACGGATGCCCGTCCGGTCCCCTCTGCTCTGTCCCTGGCATGTTGCTAGGGGTGTGAAACCTGCCCCTTCCGGGCTTCCAGGGCCTAAAGTGATGCCTGTGGCGATGCCCCCGTTGCCTGAAGGTGGCGAGCTGGGCTTAGCCATCTGCTCTCCCCATAGGAAACAATgtgtgagagaatgagagggccACTGCCAGGGCCTGTCACCAGAGAAGCCATTTCAGGCCGGAGACAacctacctccctctcctctcagccgTGTTAGACACACATGAGAATGTGACTGTGTTAATGTGCAATAGCACCCTTGACATATGAGTAGGCAGCAGGggtggtgtgtcagtgtgtgtgctggCCAGCATGCTCTCAACATGCAAAAGTGTTCCCTGTTAGTCAAAGAGAAAGTCCACGTGACTTGAGTAAAAgggggatatacagtggggcaaaaaagtatttagtcagccaccaattgtgcaagttctcccacttaaaaagatgagagaggcctgtaattttcatcataggtacacttcaactatgacagacaaaatgagaaaaagaaatccagaaaatcacattgtaggattttttatgaatttatttgcaaattatggtggaaaataagtatttggtcaataacaaaagtttatctcaatactttgttatttaccctttgttggcaatgacagaggtcaaacgttttctgtaagtcttcacaaggttttcacacactgttgctcctctagagcagtgatgttttggggctgttgctgggcaacacggactttcaactccctccaaagatttttctatggggttgagatctggagactggctaggccactccaggaccttaatgcttcttacgaagccactccttcgttgcccgggcggtgtgtttgggatcatgtcatgctgaaagacccagccacgtttcatcttcaatgcccagccacgtttcatcttcaatgccttgctgatggaaggaggttttcactcaaaatctcacgatactcaggcccattcattctttcctttacacggatcagtcgtcctggtccctttgcagaaaaacagccccaaagcatgatgtttccacccatgcttcacagtaggtatggtgttctttggatgcaactcagcattctttgtcctccaaacacgacgagttgagtttttaccaaaaaagttctattttggtttcatctgaccatatgacattctcccaatcttctttctggatcatccaaatgctctctagcaaacttcagacgggcctggacatgtactggttaagcaggggacacgtctggcacgcaggatttgagtccctggcggcgtagtgtgttactgatggtaggctttgttactttggtcccagctctctgcaggtcattcactaggtccccccgtgtggttctgggatttttgctcaccgttcttgtgatcatttttgaccccaccgggtgagatcttgcgtgagccccagatcgagggagattatcagtggtcttgtatgtcttccatttcctaataattgctcccacagttgatttcttcaaaccaagcgcttacctattgcagattcagtcttcccagcctggtgcaggtctacaattttgtttctggtgtcctttgacagctctttggtcttggccatagtggagtttggagtgtgactgtttgaggttgtggacaggtgtctgataacaagttcaaacaggtgccattaatacaggtaacgagtggaggacagaggagcctcttaaagaagaagttacaagtctgtgagagccagaaatcttgcttgtttgtaggtgaccaaatacttattttccaccataatttgcaaatgaattcattaaaaatcctacaatgtgattttctggattttcttttctcattttgtctgtcatagttgaagtgtacctatgatgaaatttacaggcctctctcatctttttaagtgggagaacttgcacaattggtggctgactaaatatttttttgccccactgtaggtagaGAGAAATGGTAAAAGAGGTTGACAGGAAGGAAAGAACAGAAAGGCACAGAACGTCCTTGAACTTCAGCTGCAGGGTCTCTTGCAGGTATTACATGGTAGCATATGTACTGCTGACGGACTTggtaaacaagtcacatatggaGGAATGACTCGAACCATTTCTAGATTTGGAGGAAAATCTACCACACTACTGCAGTCAAACCATGACCATTCAAAGCCTCTCTCTATGCCATCATACAATTCCAATAATCAGCCAGATTTttcaaaacacagccattttccccatCAACCCTAATTGCACATGAAAGACACTAATGAAGGACAACAAAAAGAGAGCATTTCCCAGACAGACCTGGGTGTAACAGTGGCTTGGTGCCTCATGTCACTGGGGTAATAAAGGGGATTAGTGgagcagctctgtgtgtgtggaggttctGCACAAGGCTTATGGggccatgcagagagagagagatgccccaCTACCCAACCACAAAGCACtggatgacacaaacacaccccagacAATAAAGACATTAGGGCACAGGATTCCGTTTCCATGGCAGTGAGGAGGCGGACAGCAGGATGAAAAGCACATGCAGCCCAGTGTGTCAAAAAGGTagattgtgtgtttgtgagcatgtGTGGGGGtttctgtatctgtgtgtatgtgtgggcttTTGTATCTGTGTATGGGTGTTTGTGTACTCTATGTGGGTGTGAACTGTATgtatgtcggtgtgtgtgttcatttgtatGCCTAATGCATGAAATCAGTAGCGTGTAGCCTAGCCCAAGAAGGCAGCTTGTTTTTGGAGCTAAATGGGAAAGCAACAAACATGTCAGACAGTCCACTCTGCTGGATGGGGGAGGCTCTCGCTccgtttctccctctctgtgtgtctaccTGCAGGGTGAGATCCAGGGGTGGGTTTGTCTGCAGTTCTGTTCCATCTCCAAGCCAAGCACCCTACTTACTCATCCTGACAGTCCTCTTTTGAACAATTTCCCCGGGAAGGATAATGTACTACGTCTTTTTAGGCACAGGCATTGTGTTTGGTTACACTACGTACGTCTCATTCTCTACCAGGCAGGCATTCCTCTGCATTATACACAGACAGGCTCCAGACAGCATGCTTAGGCAAGATATCAATGTCTATTCGCTACCAAAAATAAGACAATTTATTAAATCAGTTCCAACAACTACCATATCTTGTGGATGGTTGAAAACTACAATGGCTTGCTAATGAAAAGGGAATTCCACGTACTGTTATTGCCTCTTTGAGACAATAATATCAATATTGCCGACTTAGCAAACTAAATGAATGTTTATCAATTCAAACCTTTGGTGAGGAAAAGGAAATGAACAGGAGGCTATCAGCTAACCCATTCCCCCGGGAACTCATGTGATTTACTGATGATCGCTGGGGTATCTGCATTTGTTCAGCTGCGGCTCCCCTCCCATTCTGCAGCGCCTTCCTTCGTCCTCCGGCTGCGCTGCATTTCACATTCACCATCCGTCTGTCTGTTCCAAGGGGCTGCTCAGGGAATACCTCCACTGCTTGTGCTCATAGAACAGAAAGtaaagaaaggggggagagagagctacaatgggggggggggggaaaccacCCTCAAagtccttccccctcctcctctcatctcctcctcctctttaagAGCTTGGTTGGTTGGTGTACTACATGTAAGACGCAGCGATTTCCCCAAACTGCCTAACAGTAGCGCATGGCGTGCAGTGTTGCTTTAGCCTACACATAGTCCTGCAGACTGTAGCCTGTTTTATTGTCTAGTGGGGAGAGGGAGCAGTACTGGTGCTGgtcctgctgctgttgctgtaggaggtgctgttgctgctgcagtaAGAGTTTATCAGGAGGCGGCAGCAAGATCATCTCCTGGTGGCCGGGCCTCTTCCCCGAGCACGACACACAGAAGATGGACCCCCCCACAAAGAGGAAGCCTGCCGACAGGAAGGCCACGTACACGGCGCCCCCGGGCTCAAACTTATTGCTCTCGTGCACGCTGCGGTCCAGGAAGTTAGTGATGACCTCTTTGGTGAACCAGGAAGCGGGCACCAGGCACAGGAAGCCGGCGGCGATGAAGCAGCCCCCGCTGGCAATGGCCGCGTGCCTCTTGGAGCGCCGGCCGCCCCCCCAGCGGGTACATTTGAGCCCCAGGGATGCCAGGCACAGGCCCATGGCAGCCATCACACAGGACAGCACCATGGTGGTGCGGGCAGTCTGCAGGTAGGCGGGCAGCGACAGCACCGAGTACTTCAAGGTGCAGCTGAACATGCCGGTACTGTACCAGGTGCAGTCCATCCACAGCCCCTGCATCTGGGAGATGGCCGTGATGATGTTGGAGCCCACATCGGCGCTCACCTTCCAATTGGGCAGCAGCGTAGCCACCATGGCCCCCATGATGCCCAGCAACGCCAGGACGAAGGCAAAGATCTGCATGCCTGTGGATGCCATTCTCCTCCTTCTGCCGtggccccctcctcctccaggcaccatccacccagccccagccaggcACCTCGGCTCCTCACCCCAGACGGCTGTAGAGGATTCTGGTGCTAGAGCTGGCAGCAGCCGACGACTCAGTCCCTCAGTGCCGGCTCCAATGGACTGTAGAGGAAAGAAGACAAGAATGAGAAATTGAATTAAGcaggtctctctgtctgtctttctctttcccctcacTTACCCCACACACGCAcagacttctttttttttacaagaaCAAAGGAGAGCGTGAAACCGGACCAATTCGAGAGAGAGACCGCTCTGGCTAATTATTGGAGAAGGAGACACAGGTTTTAGTGCGTGTGGGCATTTTCTGTTGCGCCTGCCTCTTCCTTGTGCCAGCGTCTCAACTGTTACTGGAGAGGAGAATGACTTTCTGATATTTGCAACGCTCAATATGTGGACTTAAAGCTGCAGTGTCCTCTTCACCTCACTACAATAAGGTTACCCAACCACAGTGACTTCAATATATTAACACAAGGTAAATtcttacatttttaaataattttacaCTGATACAATAATATAGAttttcgtttaaaaaaaaattaaaagtttGAAATTAGacctttttttctcctttttaagACATTCTCAAAATTGCAGTTTTgcttttcatttaaaatgtattgattaTTCTTGCCATGCAGTAAGTGTACAAGGGCAAACCATCGGTTTAATTATAATGTTTTACAATGTACAGCAAGAGAGAGCAATGTTAAGGTCCTTACCTCGGCTGGTGCAGAGCTCCTTTTGACGCGTCAGGTTGTTCGCAGTGATTTCTGTAAACACAAAAACACGGGGTGAGGAGGGGCGAGGAGGATTTCAGCCTTAGGGATCCATTCATTTCATCAATTTCCTTAGCAACAGTATATTAGAGGACATCATAGCCAGTGGTGGACCACACATGCTTGCTTGGCGCTTCTGAAGAGGGGTTGCTTTGCTTCCCGTTCAGTGACGTAGAATACTCTCTCTACGTCACTTGGCTCGTGAGCTGAGCTAATACAGAATAGTGTGTGGACCATTAAATTCACTACGGCAAACCGTACACCAGCTTTACACTGACACACTCACACCGTacctggttttgtgtgtgtgtaaactgtcaCCACACTATATTTATTTGTCTATGTGCGTTACATTGTAATTGAGTTGGTGTTGGCAGTGCACTTGTCACTCGATGCTTCATATATGCAGCAGATGATGAACAAGCAGACGTGTTGTTATGGACCAGCTAAGCGGACCAGCACAAGTCAAACCGCAATCAATCATGAGCCAGTGCTTCTTCATTCCAATATTGACCCATATTATTAGCTGGCTACAAGACTTTGCATCGAGCTAGCGGATTGTTTGTCataactagctagatagctagctattgATCTGAAACAGTGCGCATTGTTGGCTTACGTTAGCGTTACATTAATTATCTATtaacgttagcctagctagctaaactgttcacaaatgttttacatttagcCTAATAATGTGACAGATACCCCTGTTTTCATAACGACACCGATCATGCTTCACTGGTCTTACCTCCATACTCAAATGTTTAAGCAAAATAAATTTCAACTTTGGCTAACTTTACTTACCTCTAACTATTGAAACCCCCAAAATAACGGAATAGTCTAAACGGGATCATTGGGACGTCCCAACTCCggttgaagttgacatttaaaactggtaaggttagggttaatgttagggaaAGGTTATGGTTAGTTCTAGGGTAAGGGTAGGGACGTCTCAACTTTTTTCTGGACAGCACAACCCCCAAATAACGGTCCACGAGCTGCCGAGTTTCTTTCAACCATGGGATTCGTAATAATTAACCCATTGCACCCTGCGAAGTATTGTTTAATCAACATTATATTTACCAGTCTACCCAACACCTACAATCTCATGTCAGATATACTGAAAACAATAGGCATACAATAATATTACAATAATAACCATTAGAAAATGTAATGGTGGCTTATTTTATTTATGTGGTAGCGAGTCCATCAATGGGTCAGAGCAACACTGTTTTGTTAACACCCCACTATGCCAAAACTGACCGTCCCTAGAGCAGTTAGCATCAGCAACCACTCAACGGGAGGCTAAACTCACAGCTGCTACCCCCTGCTCATCCCTCTCCCACTATTCTGCAGAGGACGTCTAGTCTAGAATGACAAAGAGAGCGAAAAACAGACCCGGCTAAAGGACATGATAGCCTTGATAACGCAGATGTGTGTTTCCATAATGTTGCTGCATGGGTAAGATCATCATAAACAGCCCAACCTTGAAGGAaatcatctcccctctctctccccacctgtaATGACTAAACAGGAGTTCAGTGATTGATTGGTTTGGTGATTGCTCTGCTTGTTTAATTTGGTCCAATGGTCTACCTCCATTTTGTCCCCCCCAAGATAGCGCTCAGAGACCATTTCTGCAGATAAGACATCACCAACACAATAACAGCATgcacacagcctcacacacacacacacacacacacacacacacaataccacagtATTACCTGACTTGGCGCTGCTGACCTTCAGACTTCATACTGCAGGCCGTTGTGGGTTGGTGCGCCAGAAAGATCCACACTAATTCTACACAgtagtgtgtttgagtgtgttttaCCGATGAGATTCTGATTCTGGTGTTCTATGgggaataaaataaatgaataacagGGACGGGAGAGGGGGGCTGTGAGGAACCGCAGTTAACATGTACCCAGGGAGTGATGTGTGATGCTGTGATGTGTGAAGACATGTTAGGCTATTATAAGCATGGTCCCTTCTTTTCTCACCTCGTAGCTCAGTCCTCCACAGTATAGCTTCAAGGCATGACTGGACACAGAGATGGCCCTTCCCTCAGATGTGGGATTTTATTGTTCCATTttcatattgtttatttcacggTGTAATTGCTTTTGTGCTCATCATTTTGTAGAAGCTGTTATTCGTTTATGGTCAGAAGTGTCACCTGATAGGTGCCATGTAGTTGACAACACAATCTTGTCCCATGTATGGGCATGCCCATTTTCAACATGCAGGACATTTGTAAACTGTCACGGGGAAAACAGACATATTATGAAATGAATTATGTTTTCTCTATTagttcaagttttatttgtcgcatgcacaagtacagtgaaatgcgtaaCTTGCAAGGCCTACATTTACTCCCAAGTGGACCAAGTGGTCAGACATTTTGAGTGTTTTGTATGTAAAAACAGTGTagactctgttttgtttgtttggtagGCAAATTTTTCCCCCAGTCCTCGTCTCTGTTCTCGTGACTTAGTGAAATTCTTAATTTTTGCCTAGTGGTATTCTCTACTGTGATGTTGGAGAGTGTTCCTTGGGAAAACATCTCAGGGGACCTGAGAATGAGATGGGCATGGATCAGGAGATGTTCTTGGTTTGCCTGTGCTGTGTGCCCAGGGCTGATCTGCCAGCGTGGGAAGCCCTGGCAGGCAGCACAGTACAGCGCAGCAAGGCACAATGGCAAGGGCCCCCTCCAGCAAGATCTGCCTATAGCTTTAGATTTAGTGGTGCTGACTGCCTAGTGTCTACTCCTCCTGAGTGCCTGTCCTACCCAGCTGCTGATGTAATGGAGGTTGTCTTCTGAAGGTATTGTTATGATTAATGCATCTCTTTCCCCTCGGAGGAATcgtatctttttttttctcttttaacTTTCTGTATTCCCCAGCTGAGTATTCCATTGTTCCTTCCTCCCCCCTCAGAACCTGCAGCAGTTACGTAAAGGGAAATGCAGGTTGCTCAGGTGGTATCGGCTAGCCACCCCGAGGGCCTGCCATCTCATCTTAGTTACGCTCGGAGGGAGATGACAAATTACTGCTCAAACACCATTGGGTAAAAGAGAAGACTCtggggaaaggaggagaaggtggaaatggGCAAGGGGACGAGGGGACTTGGAGCTACAGGGCAAACGCCAGTGTAATAGAGTTCCTGCAGAGCTCATAGAGATGAAATGTATAAGTGTTAATATGCATATATGTGCACGACTCCATATTATTGAGATTAATTGGGTCAGGGTCGTTGAGGGGGACAAAGGCAGAGCTGTGATTTTTCAGATGTGTATCGTGATACCTTGCCAGATATGGAGGGAAAGACTACTGTGTGTAAAAGAAAGGTTGAGTTAATAAGATTATTTAGCATACAATATTAGTGTGCAAGAGGGAAAGTTGGTTGGTTCAAAGTCTCAGTAAATGTTTGAAGTTTAAAAAAGGCAGGAGGactaaattagccatggagaGAGCTGGATCATTCTTTAAATGTAGATCCTTATATAATGAGCCAATTTGGAGTAGCAAAATTAATCTAGATATGAATAGGGGTTATGATTTGCTTCTTTCCGCGCCGTTAAAAAGCATGTTCGTTACATCATGAAGTCCTATTTACATTACAATCATCCCAGTCTCATCCAGCCAGGCCTCATCATACACCCTCCCACCAGCTGAAAGAAAGGAGGATGACGGATGAGAGTGAGAACCAGGGAGAGATATTAAGGTTGTCACAGAGTCAATAAGTCAGTCTCGGATTCCTAGTTCACCATCTCCCACCACATGCAGCCTATTTGAGCAGGAGCATTTTCAAAGCCCTGGCATGCAGGGTGGAGAAGGCAGCACGGGATTTTAAGGTGGAAGTTTCTTGTGTATTAAGGTTATCAGAGGAGGATTAATGGCAGGAGGGGATATATTACAGCAGAGCACCTAGTGAGGCCATGTAGCGGGCCGTCGTTCATAAATCACAAGGCAAAGTGAGTCGGACAAGCCTATGTCTGAAATGCTGCTGCCTGTATAGTCTGAATATCGACATCCCCCTGCCCCCTTTTAAATCATGAAGTGCGGAAAATAAATGGCCTAATTACTCCGGGAGAGTGAAATTAAAGCCATTCTTTTCTATTACCTCTCAAGACCAGATGGTGTCTGATGCTGCAtcactcaggtgtgtgtgtgtgtgtggtgtgtgtgtgtgtgtgtgtgttgtgtgtgtgtgtgtgtgtgtgtgtgtgtgtgtgtgtgtgtgtgtgttggtgtgtgtgtgtgtgtcatgtgtgtgtgttgctaaagGCACACTGCAGTACCAGGGTATGAGACTACCCCTCACCCCACCATCCTAGCATTTTTGGGTGACCGGTGGAAGAATAGATTTTCCTAATGTCAGCCTCGTTCCGCCCAATTGATGCAGATGAGTCAATTTCTCATGAAAGCTCCTGTCACAAATACTATTTTCAGCCCCAGTGTATCACAAAGCAATGCAGCGCTTCTTCTCCCTGCCCTGAAAGTCTATTGTAACTGGTTTCCAAAACCTTCTCGTCTTCCTCCAACTCAGTTTCTTAAACTGTGTCGGGACCAAAAGTGTGCATGTGAGAGGTGGGTCGTGAGTTATGAGAATACATCTATAATCGCACACAATTTCTTAATTTGGGTTGTTGGAGGACTATTTGGGTCACGGGaggacagtaaaaaaaaaaaaaattgggactTGAGCTGAACACGTTTAACCCCTGCTCTAACTTACAGTGCAtctgaaattattcagaccccttgactttttccacattctgttattctaaaatagatcaatctacacacaataccccataatgaaaaagcaaaaagttattttttgcaaatcacatttacataagtattcagaccctttactcagtactttgttgaagcacctttggcagcgattacagccttgagtcttcttgggtatgacgctacaagcttggcacacctgtatttggggagtttctccttttctctgcagattctctcaagctctgtcaggttggatggggagtgtcgctgctgcacagctattttcaggtctctccagagatgttagatcggtttCATGCCCGGGCTCTGGccggaccactcaaggacattcagagacttgtcccgaagccactcctgcgttgtcttggctgtgtgcttagtaccgttgtcctgttggaaggtgaaccttcgcccgactctgaggtcctgagtgctctggagcaggttttcatcaaggatctctctgtactttgctccgttcatctttcccttgatcctgactagtctcccagtcccagcccaaagagttcaatcttggtttcatcagaccagagaatcttgtttctcacggtctgagagtccttttagttgccttttgtcaaattccaagtgggcttttgtgccttttactgaagagtggcttctgtctggccactctaccataaaggcctgattggtggagtgctacagagatggttgtccttctggatggtttttccatctccacagagaactctggagctctgtcagagtgaccatcgggttcttggtcacctccctgaccaaggcccttctcccgattgctcagtttgtccgggtggccagctctaggaagagtcttggtggttccaaacttcttccatttaagaatgatggaggccaccatgttcttggggaccttcaatgctgcagacattttttggtacccttcaccagatctgtttcttgacacaatcctgtctcggagctctacggacaattcctttgacctcatagcttggtttttgctctgacatgctctgtcaactgtgggaccttaccacaggtggactccaagttgtagaaacatctccaggatgattttatatatattctttatgtaactaggcaagtcagttaagaagaaattcttatatacaatgacggtctaccccggccaaacccggatgactctgggtcaattgtgcgccaccctatgggactcccaattacggccggttgtgatacagcctggaatcgaaccagggtgtcttgcactgagatgcagtgccttagaccgctgcaccactcgagcCCTCAAATCAATGGATcaattgcaaaaaaatctaataaccggtttttgctttgtcaatatggagtattgcgtgtagattgatgagtaaaatgttttatttaatccattttagaattaggctgtaacgtaagaaaatgtggaaaaactcgatgggtctgaatactttccgaatgcactgtatagtgagcAGCCCAGGAGTTAGCTGTACTCTATAGTCTACAATATAGCTGGCTGCTCTG containing:
- the LOC111963159 gene encoding claudin-20-like codes for the protein MVPGGGGGHGRRRRMASTGMQIFAFVLALLGIMGAMVATLLPNWKVSADVGSNIITAISQMQGLWMDCTWYSTGMFSCTLKYSVLSLPAYLQTARTTMVLSCVMAAMGLCLASLGLKCTRWGGGRRSKRHAAIASGGCFIAAGFLCLVPASWFTKEVITNFLDRSVHESNKFEPGGAVYVAFLSAGFLFVGGSIFCVSCSGKRPGHQEMILLPPPDKLLLQQQQHLLQQQQQDQHQYCSLSPLDNKTGYSLQDYV